A DNA window from Archocentrus centrarchus isolate MPI-CPG fArcCen1 chromosome 15, fArcCen1, whole genome shotgun sequence contains the following coding sequences:
- the abcg5 gene encoding ATP-binding cassette sub-family G member 5: protein MNRFYSMQVEEPQNGKVKESFRFVSEVKKDVWRNSGEEQSEASCCLSVKKISYTVSERVGPWWDLPSYRKRWTRQILNDVSFHVDSGQIMGILGNSGSGKTTLLDAISGRIGNQGTLLGEIFINGRKLKREQYQDCFSYVLQSDNLLSYLTVEETLTYTAQLALRKHSAEAIKKKVTAVMAELSLSHVAHSVVGGQVFPGISGGERRRVSIASQLLQDPRVVLLDEPTTGLDSMTANQIVVLLAQLARRNRIVIVTIHQPRSELFRVFNRIAIMSRGELVFCGPTEDMVDFFSQCGYECPEYCNPFDIYVDFTSVDTRSSEREAATFTRMHEITSAYQRSAIYQSMLEKMEQSLQRSDKPPIPFKSKESPSGAAKLGVLLRRTARNLSRDRMGVLMRLSQNLIYGLFVAFFVIHLNIDVTKGAVQDRIGIIYQSIGASPYTGMLNAVALFPALRAIGDQESQDGLYTKWQMFLAYIFHILPLSILSVFIFTSFLYWTVGMHPEGLRFLCFTAVVLVPHIIGELLTVVLLGVVQDPNMVNTGVALLNIAGIVVGSGFLRSTQQMPVLFQWLSYLTFQKYSCELLIVTEFHGLQFTCNNSRSLPGACVVTYGDQIIDEGYPGALSRYTLDFILLYSFLPALLLLGIISFKIRDKLVRH, encoded by the exons ATGAACAGGTTTTATTCAATGCAGGTGGAGGAGCCACAGAACGGGAAAGTGAAGGAGTCCTTCAGGTTCGTGTCAGAGGTGAAGAAGGATGTGTGGAGAAACAGCGGAGAGGAGCAATCAGAGGCTTCCTGTTGTCTAAGTGTCAAAAAGATCTCCTACACAGTCAG TGAACGTGTTGGTCCATGGTGGGACTTACCGTCCTACAGGAAACGATGGACTCGTCAGATCCTCAATGACGTCTCCTTCCATGTTGACAGTGGGCAGATCATGGGCATACTGGGCAACTCAG GCTCGGGAAAGACCACATTGCTGGATGCCATCTCAGGGAGGATTGGGAACCAGGGCACACTGCTGGGAGAGATCTTCATTAATGGCAGAAAACTGAAGCGAGAACAGTACCAGGACTGCTTCTCATATGTACTGCAg AGTGATAACTTGCTGAGTTATCTGACAGTGGAGGAGACCCTGACCTACACAGCCCAGCTGGCCCTGAGGAAACACTCGGCCGAAGCGATCAAGAAAAAG GTGACAGCAGTGATGGCCGAGCTGAGCCTGAGTCATGTGGCCCACAGTGTTGTTGGAGGTCAGGTTTTCCCTGGGATCTCTGGGGGTGAGCGCAGAAGGGTCTCCATCGCCAGCCAGTTACTTCAGGACCCAA GGGTGGTCCTATTGGATGAGCCGACTACTGGCCTGGACAGCATGACCGCCAATCAGATTGTGGTGCTGTTGGCCCAGCTGGCCAGGAGAAACCGTATCGTCATAGTAACCATCCACCAACCGCGCTCTGAGCTCTTCAGG GTGTTCAACAGGATCGCTATAATGAGTCGTGGAGAGCTAGTATTTTGTGGCCCGACAGAAGACATGGTGGACTTCTTCAGCCAATGTGGATATGAGTGTCCGGAGTACTGCAACCCTTTTGACATCTATG TTGACTTCACCTCGGTGGACACGCGCAGCAGTGAGAGGGAGGCAGCCACATTCACTCGCATGCACGAAATCACTTCAGCCTATCAGAGGTCTGCCATCTACCAGAGTATGCTGGAAAAAATGGAGCAGAGCCTGCAGAGGTCAGACAAGCCACCCATCCCCTTCAAGAGCAAAGAGTCGCCAAGTGGTGCTGCCAAACTTGGAGTTCTGCTCAG aCGCACAGCAAGAAACCTGTCCAGGGACAGGATGGGTGTTCTGATGCGTCTATCCCAGAACCTGATTTATGGTCTGTTTGTGGCCTTCTTCGTCATACATTTAAACATTGATGTCACCAAGGGTGCTGTGCAGGACCGCATTGGCATCATCTATCAGAGCATTGGTGCTTCACCCTACACTGGCATGCTGAATGCTGTGGCTCTCT TTCCAGCCTTGCGAGCCATTGGTGATCAGGAGAGTCAGGATGGACTGTACACTAAATGGCAAATGTTCCTGGCTTACATCTTCCACATCCTGCCCCTCAGCATCCTGAGTGTCTTCATCTTCACCTCCTTCCTTTACTG GACGGTGGGGATGCACCCGGAAGGTCTGCGCTTCCTGTGTTTCACTGCTGTAGTTCTGGTGCCACATATTATAG GTGAGCTGCTAACTGTGGTGTTACTAGGTGTTGTCCAAGACCCTAACATGGTCAACACTGGAGTGGCTCTACTCAATATTGCAGGAATAGTGGTGGGCTCTGGCTTTCTACG GAGCACCCAGCAGATGCCAGTGCTCTTTCAGTGGCTCAGTTACTTGACTTTCCAGAAGTACAGCTGTGAGCTGCTCATAGTCACTGAGTTCCACGGTCTCCAGTTCACCTGCa ATAATTCCAGATCTTTGCCGGGAGCTTGTGTGGTCACCTATGGCGATCAGATCATTGATGAGGGCTATCCCGGCGCTCTGTCCCGATACACACTAGACTTTATTCTCCTCTATTCTTTCCTGCccgctctgctgctgttgggcATAATTAGCTTTAAGATCAGAGACAAGCTTGTGCGTCACTAA
- the lyrm7 gene encoding complex III assembly factor LYRM7: MGTRLKVLSVFKTLHRTRMAVFKDDGRALTAARLKINEEFRKNKNEASEENIQKLIKMGLDVEAVLRQTVVQMEHVGENKLLLRPRKDLLLENVPYCDQPREKS; this comes from the exons ATGGGCACTCGTTTGAAG GTTCTGAGCGTTTTTAAAACGCTGCACAGGACCAGGATGGCTGTGTTCAAAGATGATGGCAGAGCACTGACAG CTGCAAGATTAAAGATCAACGAGGAGTTtcgcaaaaataaaaatgaagcgTCTGAAGAAAACATCCAGAAG ctGATTAAAATGGGATTAGATGTGGAAGCCGTCCTCCGACAGACTGTGGTACAAATGGAACATGTAGGAGAAAATAAGCTGT TGCTTCGACCCAGAAAGGACCTTCTACTAGAAAATGTCCCCTATTGTGACCAACCAAGGGAAAAGTCATGA
- the hint1 gene encoding adenosine 5'-monophosphoramidase HINT1, which translates to MADETAKAQTAKPGGDTIFGKIIRKEIPTTLIFEDDQCVAFNDISPQAPTHILVVPKKPIVQLSQAEDADAALLGHMLIVARKCAKDAGLSKGYRIVINDGPDGGQSVYHVHIHILGGRSMAWPPG; encoded by the exons ATGGCTGATGAAACAGCGAAAGCGCAGACCGCCAAGCCCGGCGGGGACACGATATTTGGAAAAATTATACGCAAAGAGATTCCTACTACCTTAATCTTTGAGGATGATCAG TGTGTAGCCTTCAACGATATCTCACCTCAGGCTCCCACTCACATCCTGGTTGTCCCAAAAAAGCCAATTGTTCAGCTGTCTCAAGCTGAGGATGCTGATGCTGCG TTGTTGGGCCACATGCTGATTGTTGCAAGGAAGTGTGCTAAAGACGCCGGCCTGTCTAAAGGCTACAGGATCGTCATCAATGATGGACCGGACGGAGGCCAGTCGGTGTACCATGTACACATCCACATCCTCGGTGGGCGCAGCATGGCATGGCCCCCTGGCTAA
- the abcg8 gene encoding ATP-binding cassette sub-family G member 8: MDNDNDHIHTNDYSQHQDRDLFSSEEDSSLYFTYSGGCNVLEVKNLHYEVNTAAQIPWYERLSEFKMPWEIKGNKQTAINKLSLTVHSGQMLAIIGSSGCGKTSLLDIITCRDEGGTMTSGEILINGKPNTPQLVKKSIAHVRQDDRLLPHLTVRETLSFVAKLRLPTHFTQAQRDQRVDDVIAELRLRQCAHTRVGNNYIRGVSGGERRRVSIAVQLLWNPGILILDEPTSGLDSFTAHNLVITLSRLARGNRLVLLSVHQPRSDIFQLFDLVVLLSSGSAVYCGAAREMVPYFTALGHPCPRYCNPSDFYVDLISIDRRSPEQEAECLERARALAEQFMEKVRDTDDHMWKAAGTDVTQTDSPQQPSRGKGDEVITISKGQKRLPGRLHQFNVLIKRHMHNDFRDLVTIIVHGLEALLMSLLVGSLYFGAGENRLSIQDTVSLLYMIGALTPFAVVLDVIAKCHTERAMLYHELQDGMYSVTSYFFAKVLGELPEHCVFTLVYGLPIYWLAGLNEAPDRFLLNFLLVWLIVYCSRAMALFVAASLPTLQTSAFMGNALFTVFYLTGGYVISLENLWLVASWLSHASFMRWGFEGMLQVQFRGNKYPVNIGNISISVDGIHVVEALNMNRYPLYSCYLVLLAVCLSFMALYFLSLKFIKQKSSQDW, encoded by the exons ATGGACAATGACAATGACCATATACACACAAACGACTATTCACAG CATCAAGACAGAGACTTGTTCTCCTCTGAAGAGGACAGCAGTCTCTACTTCACCTACAGTGGCGGCTGCAATGTGCTGGAGGTCAAAAACCTGCACTATGAG gTGAATACAGCAGCTCAGATCCCGTGGTATGAGAGGCTGTCAGAGTTCAAAATGCCGTGGGAAATTAAAGGAAATAAGCAGACAGCCATCAACAAGCTGAGCCTCACTGTCCACAGCGGACAGATGCTTGCCATCATTGGCAGCTCAG GTTGCGGTAAAACGTCTCTGCTGGACATAATAACTTGTCGGGATGAAGGAGGCACTATGACATCGGGTGAGATTCTAATTAATGGGAAGCCCAACACGCCCCAGCTTGTGAAGAAAAGCATCGCTCATGTCCGCCAAGACGATCGCCTTCTTCCTCACCTCACCGTCCGTGAGACTCTCAGCTTTGTCGCCAAACTGAGGCTCCCCACTCACTTCACACAGGCTCAGCGGGACCAGAGG GTGGATGATGTTATCGCGGAGCTGCGGCTGCGGCAGTGTGCACACACCAGGGTGGGAAACAACTACATCAGGGGTGTTTCTgggggagagaggaggagagtcaGTATAGCTGTCCAACTTCTCTGGAACCCCG GTATTTTGATCCTGGATGAACCCACATCAGGCTTGGACAGCTTTACAGCTCACAACTTGGTGATTACACTGTCCCGTCTGGCTCGGGGAAACCGTCTGGTTCTGCTGTCAGTCCACCAGCCTCGATCGGATATCTTCCAACTCTTCGACCTCGTCGTCCTGTTGTCTTCAGGTTCAGCTGTTTACTGTGGTGCAGCTCGTGAGATGGTGCCTTATTTCACTGCTCTCGGACACCCCTGCCCACGATACTGCAACCCCTCTGACTTCTATG TTGATCTGATCAGTATAGACCGGCGCAGTCCAGAGCAAGAAGCTGAGTGTTTGGAGAGGGCGAGAGCTCTGGCTGAGCAGTTCATGGAAAAGGTCCGTGATACTGACGACCACATGTGGAAAGCAGCTGGGACGGATGTGACACAAACTGACAG CCCTCAGCAGCCAAGCAGGGGAAAAGGAGATGAAGTAATTACTATTTCCAAGGGCCAAAAAAGACTGCCAGGCAGACTACACCAGTTTAATGTCCTCATCAA gcGTCACATGCATAACGACTTTAGAGACCTAGTCACCATAATAGTGCACGGCCTCGAGGCCCTCCTCATGTCACTGCTGGTCGGTTCTCTCTACTTCGGGGCAGGAGAAAACCGTCTGTCCATTCAGGACACGGTGTCCCTCCTCTACATGATCGGAGCTCTCACCCCATTTGCTGTGGTGCTGGACGTCATAGCTAAAT GTCACACAGAGAGAGCCATGCTCTACCACGAGCTGCAGGACGGCATGTACTCTGTGACCTCCTACTTCTTCGCCAAG GTTTTGGGGGAGTTACCAGAACACTGTGTGTTCACCTTGGTCTATGGTCTGCCCATCTATTGGCTGGCAGGACTTAATGAAGCACCAGACCGCTTTCTGCTCAACTTCTTGTTAGTGTGGCTGATAGTTTACTGCAGCCGAGCCATGGCTCTGTTTGTGGCTGCTTCACTGCCCACCCTGCAGACTTCCGCCTTCATGGGCAATGCTTTGTTCACGGTCTTCTACTTGACTGGAGGTTATGTTATCAGCCTGGAGAATTTGTGGCTTG TGGCCTCATGGCTCTCTCATGCCTCATTCATGCGCTGGGGTTTTGAGGGCATGCTGCAGGTGCAGTTCAGAGGCAATAAGTATCCTGTCAACATTGGAAACATCTCTATTAGTGTGGATGGCATACAC GTGGTAGAGGCTCTGAATATGAACCGGTACCCTCTGTACTCATGCTACCTGGTCCTGCTGGCAGTCTGTTTGAGCTTCATGGCGCTGTATTTCCTGTCTTTAAAATTCATCAAGCAGAAGTCCAGCCAAGACTGGTGA
- the dync2li1 gene encoding cytoplasmic dynein 2 light intermediate chain 1 translates to MPKISSDTLWELAAAEVRSWESGGAEGDDRDEAVSERTVFLMGSKAGGKTSILLRCLDRDELSKPTLALEYTFGRRARGHNTPKDIAHLWELGGGTSLSDLVQIPITPISIRSLSVILVLDLSKPNALWGTMEKLLQAAQAQLERVSSQVQKSKPGVKHQTPVCSAARVLPKDYPDRELISPFFVPLLIIGSKYDIFQEFDSGKKKVVSKTLRFIAHHYAASLIFTSIKSESLMSKTKSFFLHLAFGLERGKTVSSDPLKPLIIPAGSDSFSQIGSPPAIDVDITSFRAKNPKDLWKKVYERVFPPESTSEQRDLKDPAKDPQYSEPQIDAMRAQKDQELEQYKRNAGKSWKGLDLET, encoded by the exons ATGCCAAAAATAAG CTCGGACACATTATGGGAGCTGGCTGCTGCGGAGGTACGGAGCTGGGAGAGCGGAGGCGCGGAGGGCGACGACAGAGACGAGGCTGTGAGCGAGCGGACCGTGTTTCTGATGGGGAGCAAAGCTGGG GGCAAAACGTCCATTCTCCTCAGGTGCCTGGACAG AGATGAACTGTCCAAACCAACTCTGGCCCTGGAGTACACTTTTGGCAGACGGGCCCGAGGACACAACACA cccAAAGACATAGCCCACCTATGGGAGCTGGGAGGAGGGACCTCTTTATCAGACCTGGTCCAGATCCCTATTACTCCTATCAGCATCAG GTCTCTCTCAGTCATCCTTGTCCTGGACCTGTCTAAACCCAATGCTCTGTGGGGAACAAtggagaagctgctgcaggcagCACAGGCTCAGCTGGAGAGAGTCTCCTCCCAAGTACAGAAGTCCAAACCTGGAGTCAAACACCAGACTCCTGTTTGCTCAGCAGCACGCGTCTTACCTAAAGACTATCCT GACAGAGAGTTGATCAGCCCCTTTTTTGTTCCTCTGCTCATCATCGGCAGCAAATATGACATCTTCCAG GAATTTGACTCTGGCAAGAAGAAAGTTGTCAGTAAAACACTGCGTTTTATTGCTCATCACTACGCAGCCTCTCTCATT TTCACCAGCATCAAATCGGAGAGCCTTATGTCAAAAACCAAGAGCTTCTTCTTGCACCTGGCTTTCGGTTTGGAGAGAGG GAAAACTGTTTCCTCTGACCCCCTCAAGCCTCTCATCATTCCAGCAGGCTCCGACTCCTTCAGCCAAATAG GCTCCCCTCCTGCTATTGATGTGGATATAACTTCTTTCCGTGCTAAAAACCCGAAGGACCTCTGGAAGAAAGTGTATGAGCGTGTCTTCCCCCCTGAG AGTACGAGTGAGCAGAGGGACCTCAAGGATCCAGCCAAAGATCCCCAGTACAGTGAACCTCAGATTGATGCCATGAGAGCCCAGAAAGACCAG gagttggagcAGTACAAGAGGAATGCAGGGAAATCATGGAAAGGACTAGACCTGGAGACATGA